The sequence AAAAAGGCCAATTAATATAATATAATGGGATGTTATGTGGGAAAAGGTAATAGAGAATTTAAAAAACAAGGTTGAAACGCAGGATTTAGAAAAACTTTCATTAGTAGAACCGATCTTTGTCTCTGAAGACAAAATCACATTAGCCATACCGGGGGAGCAGATAAAAGAATTATTAAAATCAAAATACAAAAACCAATTAAAAGAGAGCTTAAAATTAATATTTAACAAACTCCCAAAGATAGAACTTATAATAAAAACACAAGATAAAGACAATCTAAACTCAAAATACGGATTTGAGAATTTCGTTGTTGGGCCAAGTAATCAGCTGGCCTATGCTGCAAGTGTGGCAGTTAGCGAAAACCCAGCAAAAGCCTACAATCCGCTATTTATATATGGCGGTGTGGGGTTGGGTAAAACCCACCTCTTGCATGCTATAGGAAACTCAATCAAGAAGAACAACCCCAACGCCAGGGTTTTATACATATCAAGTGAGGAGTTTACAAACGAACTTATAAACTCCATACAATATAAAAAAATGACACAATTTAGAAATAAATACAGAAACTTGGATTGTTTGCTCATCGATGATATACAGTTCATATCAAAAAAGGAAAGAACGGAAGAAGAATTCTTTCATACATTTAATGCTTTATACGAGAGTCAGAAGCAGATAATTATAACGAGCGACAAACCACCAAACGAGATACCAGATATAGAAAACAGGCTAAAATCGCGGTTTAGCTGGGGCCTAATCGTCGATATACAGCCACCTGAACTTGAAACACGCATAGCTATCATCAGGAAAAAAGCTGAGTTGTTTAATTTAGAGATAAGTCAAGAGATAATAGAATTCATTGCATCAAGTATAAGTTCAAATGTAAGAGAAATAGAGGGTGCTTTAATAAAAATCTCAGCTTACAAGTCAATTATGAGAAAGCCAGTAACATTGAATTTAGTTAAAAGTATACTTCAAGATATTATCATAAGAAAAGAAAAAATGCTCACAGCTGAAAACATACAAAAAACAGTAGCTAAGCATTTCAATATCAGCGTAGATAGTCTAAAATCATCAACAAGAAAAAAAGAAATACTAATACCAAGAGAAATAGCAATGTATCTAACAAGAAAAATAACAAAAAACTCATTACCCGAAATCAAGGCAAAATTCGGCGTCAAAAGTCATGCAACAATAATAAACGCATGTAAAAGGATAGAAAGCGAAATGGAAAAAGACATAAATCTGAAAAAAAAAGTCGAAGAGATAGAAAAAGAGATAACAGATGTCTAAAAACCTTTCAAAAACTAATCAACACAAAATAAAAAATGTCAAAAACCCAAACTCAAAACAAAATAACAACAACAAAACAAAAGATAATGACAGGTTATTTGAAAACAAAAATCCCTAAAAGAAAGAACAAAAAAAGACAAAATGACATTTAAAAAGGCCTTATTATTACTACTGAAAAAAGAAAATAAAAAATAGGAGGAAAAAGAAGTGTCAATAACAATCCAAACCAAAACTATAAAAGAGCTAATAAACGAACTAACGCTCTCAACATCAAAAGAAAAAGACAACATCCTATCCAATATCTTAATTGAAATAAAAGAAGATAAAATAATAGGAATAGCCGCAAATAATATAACCTCAATAGAAAAAACAATAGAAACTAAGACAGATAATCAACTAAGTTTCATAATAGACCCTGTAAAGTTCTTTAATATACTGAAAGAGATAAAGGAAGAAACGGTAGAGCTTGAATTAGAAAAAAACATTATAACCGTAAAATCATCAAGTTTTAAAACAAAAATAAAAACACAAGATCCAGGTTTGTTCCCACACATAAAACATTCGGAAAATATTGAAAAAATATGCCAAATACAGGCAAAAAAACTAAAAAAACTTATCAGAGAAACTATCTACTGCCCAGATAAAAACGATATATCAAGGGAATACACAGGAATATTTATAGAAATAGAACAAAACTATATTAAAGCCACAGCTACAGACCATTACAGACTTATAAATATAAAAACAGAAAACACAAACGACATAGAAGCCAACTTTATAATAGAAAATGCCGGTGCAGCACTCATAAATAGGTTGTCCTTAGAAGGCGAGATTGAATTATACAAAAGCGAAAATGAAATTCTAATAAAACAAGAAAACCTTGTGGTATCATCAAAAATTATTAGCGGGAATTTTCCAGACTATAATCAAATACTTTTAGATAGAAGTACATCAAACTCAGTAGAAATAGAAAAAGAAAAATTAAAGGATGCAGTAAAAAGAAGCTCAATTCTAAGTGAAAACAAAGATATAACAGCTAAAATAGATATAAAAGAAAAAACACTAACGCTCATAGGTCAAAACTCAGAAGGAGAGACAGCTGAGGATATCATAAATATAACACCCATTGAAACAGAAAAAGACCTAAATATAAAATTAAACTCAAAGTTCATACTGGATTTCCTAAACCAGATAGAAGCAGATACAGTAATATTACTTTACAAAAGTGCAGAGGAACCAATCATGTTTGAAAGCAACGAGGATGAATATTATTATAAGTATATCATGACGCCTATAATAGAGTGATGTTTATAAAAAACATCATTATCACTAATTTCAGAAACTTTAACCTTTTAGAGGTAAAATTCGATAAAATTAACATAATTAAGGGTAAAAACGGCACGGGTAAAACCAATTTAATTGAAGCAGTATACCTAACCCTTAACGGCCATCCTTTTAAAAATAATTTAAAGGTTTTAAAAAAAGAATTAGAAAAACCCACTATCCTAAATGCAATAATAGATAAGCACACAATTTTCATAAAAATAGATGACGATAAGAAATATATAAAACTGGACTCAAAATTAGTTAGAGTTGTTGATTTAAAAAAAACTTTCGCTTGCTTAAATTACTCTATAAACTCGTTTATATCATTTAGAAGTAAGGATTATCTTTTCTCTTTAGTAGATAGAGGGATAAGTTCTTACGACCACTCTATAATAGATAAATTAATCGAATATAAAAAAACCAATAGACTAAAAAAGGAGTTGTTTTCATCACCAAAACCAGATTACAATATGTTAAACTTTCTAAATGATAAAATAAAATCTATAGTGGATGAAATATCGTTAAAAAGAGATGGATTTATTTTAAAATTAAAAAATGATGTTGAGAACTGTTTCTGTAGCTTCTTTGGTAAAAAATTAGAACTGATTTATGAAATAGGAAAGTACAATGATAGTGTATTTGAAAAAGAAAAACAAAAAAACAGAGTACTATTTGGATTTAAAAAAGACAGTCTAAAGATAATTCTAAATAATAAAGATCTGTTTCTTTATTCCTCTGTTGGCGAGAAAAAAATATCCCTTCTATGTATTGTTTTAAGTATAGCAAAAATGTATAATAGCTCGGGCGTCGAGCCTATTTTACTTATAGATGATTTAGAGGGGGATTTAGATCCACAGGTTCAAAAGAGGGCATTTGATATAATTAAAACTTTACCTAATCAAAGCATTATAACAACCTTAGGAGCATACACAGATCATAATATAATTACTTTAGAATAAGGGGAGTTGAAATTGGCTAAATACACAGCAGAAGACATAAAGGTTTTAAAAGGGTTAGAGGCTGTCAGAAAAAGGCCAGCTATGTATATAGGTGGCACATCGGTTGAGGGTTTACATCATCTGGTTTATGAGGTTGTGGATAACTCAATTGATGAGGCGATGGCTGGCTATTGTGATACGATAAATGTTTACATAAACGAGGATAACTCCATAACGGTTGAGGATAACGGTAGAGGGATACCGGTTGATATACATCCGGTTGAGAAAATACCAGCTGTAACGCTTGTTTTAACCACACTCCATGCGGGTGGTAAGTTTGATAATAAAAACTACAAGGTTTCCGGTGGCCTTCACGGCGTTGGCATTAGTGTTGTAAATGCGCTTTCTGAATGGTTAGTTGTTGAAGTTAAACGGGAAGGTAAGATCTATACCCAGCGCTTTGAAAAAGGAACACCAACAACCGATTTGGAGGTTATTGGTCAGACAAAAGAAAGCGGAACAGTTATAACATTCCTGCCTGATAAAGGAATTTTTGAAATCACCGAGTTTAGTTATGATATCCTGCTTAAAAGGTTAAGGGAATTAGCCTTCTTAAATAAAGGTATAAAGATAAGCCTTACAGATAGAAGAACAGATAAATCAGAGACATTTCAATACGATAAAGGCCTTGTATCGTTTGTGGAATACCTATCAAAAACCAAAAACAAGCTGTTTGATGAGCCTGTTTATTTCAATATAACAGAGGGCTCTGTTTTGGTTGAGCTTGCTTTTCTATATACAGACACCTATTCATCAACCATCTATACATTTGCAAACTCTATAAACACAGCTGAAGGTGGCGTGCATCTTTCGGCCTTCAAGAGCGTGCTTACCAAAACGATTAATAGATATGCAAAGGCCAATAATCTGGTTAAAGGTAATGTTGTTTTTAATGGTGATGATGTAAGGGAGGGTATTGTTGCTGTATTGTCTGTGAGGTTGCCCAATCCCCAATTCGAAGGTCAAACCAAAACAAAACTCGTTAACACAGATATAAAAAATGTAATTCAAACGAAGCTTTATGAGAAGCTGAATGAGTATTTTGAGGAGCATCCCCAGATTGCAAAGCTGATAATAGATAAAGTCTCAAGGGCTTTCAATGCAAGGGAAGCGGCAAGGAAGGCCAAGGAACTTGTAAGAAGAAAGACTGTTTTTGAATCAAAGGGATTGCCTGGAAAGTTAGCCGACTGTCAGGAGAAAGACCCATTAAAGGCTGAGTTGTTTTTGGTTGAGGGTGATTCTGCAGGGGGCTCTGCAAAGCAGGCAAGGGATAGGGTTTATCAGGCTATATTACCCCTTAAAGGTAAGATATTAAATACAGAAAGAACTAATCTAAAAAAGGTTTTAGAAAGCGAAGAAATCAGAAATATTATTACGGCTATAGGCAGTGGTGTTAATGAATCGTTTAATATAGATGATGTCAGGTATCATAAGATTATCATTATGACGGATGCGGATGTTGATGGAAGCCATATTCAGACACTTATTTTGACGCTGTTTTTTAGATACTTCAGAGAACTTATTGAGAATGGTTATATCTATATCGCCCAGCCACCGCTTTACAGGTGTAAGATAGGCAAAAAAGAGTTTTACATAAAAGATGAAAAGCAGATGAAGGAGTTTTTGGTAAACAAAGGCATAGATGATTTTACACCTATTGTTGATGGAAAAGAGCTATCTAAGGATGAGTTTAGGGTTATCTTGGATAAACTGCTTGTGTATGAGGGTATGGTTGATAAGCTTTCGAAGGTTTACCCATCGGAGGAGATTATAAGGTGTTTATCTATTGTGTCCCCATCTTTGGATGATTTTAATGATGAGGATGGCATAAAGGATAGGCTTAATGCTTGCCTTAAGGAGAATTCTCAGATCTTAATAAAGCAGATAGAGCAGCAGGGTGATTCGTTCGTCTTTAGATTTGAGATAGACAACGAGGATAAGGAGATTTTTATTAGCAAGGAGTTTTTTAATTCTCATGAGTATAAACTTATAAGCCAGTATGCCCCATCCAAGAATATGTTAGGTTTGCCGCCGTTTAAGGCTAAAGTCAAGGGTGAACTTATTGAGTTTAAAACAATCAAGGATATGCTGTCTTTTATTGAGGATAGGGCAAAGAAGGGTCTTGAGATTCAAAGGTATAAAGGTTTGGGTGAGATGAACCCAGAGCAGCTCTGGGAGACAACGATGGATCCAAAAACAAGAAGGCTTCTGCAGGTTACGATAAGTGATGCTGAGGAGGCCGATAGGGTCTTTAATATGCTTATGGGTAATAACCCTCAACTGAGAAAAGAGTTTATTGAGAAGAACGCTAAATTCGTCAAACATTTGGATGTGTGAGGTTGTATAGATGAAAGACCTGTTTTCCGATAAGAATATCTTTCCTGTTGATATAAAAGATACGATGCAGCAGTCCTATCTGGACTACTCGATGAGTGTTATAGTGGGTAGGGCTATACCCGATGCGAGGGATGGGTTAAAGCCGGTTCATAGAAGGATCCTGTATGCTATGAAGGAGCTTAATTTAGAACACAATAAACCCTATAAAAAGAGTGCAAGGGTTGTCGGTGATGTTATAGGTAAATACCATCCCCACGGCGATATGGCTGTTTATGATGCCCTTGTTAGGATGAGTCAAGATTTCTCTATGCGATATCCTTTGATAGATGGGCAGGGAAACTTTGGATCTTTGGATGGTGATAGCCCTGCTGCTATGAGATATACAGAGGTCAGGCTGTCTAAAATCGCAGAGGAGATGCTTAAGGATTTAGATAAAAACAGCGTGGATTTTGTACCCAATTATGATGATTCACTTAAAGAGCCATCGGTTTTGCCGACATTTATACCCAATCTGCTTATGAACGGCACAGATGGTATAGCTGTTGGTTTTGCAACGAAGATTCCACCCAATAACTTGGCTGAGATTATAGATGCATGTTTGGCTTATCTTGATAAGGATGGTGAAATATCGACAGATGAGATTTTAAATTATATAAAAGGTCCTGATTTCCCAACAGGCGGTATCTGTTTCGATATAAAATCCATAAAAGAGGCTTATAAAAAGGGTATAGGCAAAATCACCTTAAGGGCGAAGGTAAAAGAGGAGAAGATTAAAAACAGGCAGGCGCTTGTGGTTTATGAGATACCGTATCAGGTAAATAAAGCCCTGCTTTTGCAGAGTATTGCCCAGCTGGTTAAGGATAAAAAGGTTGAGGGTATAGCTGATCTGCGCGATGAGTCCAACAAAGAGGGTGTCAGGATTGTTATAGAGATAAAAAAGGATGAGCAGCCCAAGGTTATCTTGAATAAGCTATTTAAATACACCAATCTTCAGACAACATTTGGTGTAAACATGATGGCTTTGGTTGGTAATACGCCAAGGCTTTTAAATATCAAGGATGCTATAGGTGTTTTTGTTGAACATAGAATAGATGTTGTAAAGAGGCGCACATCGTTTTTACTCTCAAAAGCCAAAGACAGAGCCCACATACTTGAAGGTCTTTTGATAACCCTGGATAACATAGATGAGGTTGTGGCTATTATAAAATCATCCCAATCCACTCAGGAGGCCAGGTCGAGGTTAAAAGAGAGGTTTAAATTAAGCGACAGGCAGACGCAGGCTATTTTGGATATGAAGCTTGCAAGATTGGTTGCTTTGGAAAAGCAGAAATTAATCGATGAATACAATCAGGTTTTGAAAGACATAGAATATTACGAGAGTATTTTAAAAGATAGATCGGTTTTGAAGGGTGTTATTAAGGATGAGCTTGTTTATGTTAAACAAACCTATGCCGATGAAAGGAAAACTCAGATATTGGATAGTATTGTTGATATAGGCATAGAGGATGTCATTAAGGATGAGCAGCTGATCATCACATTTTCAAAGAAGGGTTATGTAAAGGCTGTGCCTTTGGATGTATATTCAACTCAACATAGGGGAGGTAAAGGCAGGATGGCTGCAACATTCTCCGATAATGATTACATAACGGATATTTTCTTAACAAACAGCCTCAATACACTTTTGTGCTTTACCAATTTAGGTAGGGTTTATTCGGTTAAGGCTTACAATATACCTAAACAATCACCATCGGCCAAGGGCAGGCCTATTGTAAATATCCTAAACCTGCAGCCACAGGAGTTTGTTAAAACGATTGTTCCTATAAGCGAAGCAGATAGCCTTTTCTTTGCAACAGCAGCTGGTACGGTTAAACGCTCTTCGTTTAGGCACTTTGAGAACATACCATCAAATGGCAAAATAGCTATTAGGTTAAATGAACAGGATTCGTTGGTGAGCGTGTTTAGTGTGGCAGAAGGGGACGAGGTGATTATAACAACCAGACGGGGTATGTGTGTCAGGTTTGATTCAGATAGCGTGAGGGATATGGGAAGGGCTGCAGCTGGTGTTAGGGGTATAAATTTATCAGAGGGTGATAGTGTTGTAAGTGCGTTTAACTTCAATCAAGACAAACACACCAAACTCATAGTTGTATCCCAAACCGGGCTTGGTAAACTATTAAGGGTTTCAGATATAAGAAAGGTCAACAGAGGTGCTAAGGGTGTTAGGTGTATAAAGTTAAAAGAGAATGATAGTGTTGCTGGAAGCCTGTCTTTAAAAGATACAGGCGATGTTATTGTTGTAACGAAGAACGGTAAAATGATAAAGATGGATGCAGACTCTATCAATGTTTTCAGTAGGGCGGCTAGAGGGGTTAAGCTTATAAACTTGGATGAAGCCGATAGTGTTGTAAGTATTGTTGTAGCGGGGAGTGAGGATGAATATAAAGCTTAAATTAGCCATTAAAAAGGATATAAAGGCTGTTAATGAAGCCTTGGCTGTTTTGATAAAACCGGAAAGCAACTTAACGCGCAAGGTTTATGAACAGGTTATAGGTGATGGCAAAAGGCTTAGGCCGCTGCTTGTTCTGTATTCTGCTTCGGCTTTGGGTATAGATGAGCCTAAGGATGCGCTTGTTGTAGGTAGCGCTGTTGAGTTGATACACACAGCAAGCCTGCTGCACGATGATATAATCGACGATGCCTTATACAGGCGCGGAAAACCAGCATCACATACCGTTTATGGCATAAAACCGGCCGTTATGGGGGGAGACTACCTATACTCATTGGCTTACAATATTGTTTTGGATTATGATGTAGATGTAGCAAAGGCCATCTCGAGGGCTGCCTATATCTTAAGTGAGGGTGAAATAGAGGAGATTGAACAGGCCTTTAAGGTGAATATCGGTTTTGATGATTATTACAGGGTTATCTATAAAAAGACCGCTGTTTTGATAGAGGCAAGCTGTGAGAGTGGTGCTATATTGGCCAATAAACAGTTTAGTCCTGTTTTTAAAGAATACGGCAAAAATTTGGGTTTAGCCTTTCAGATAAAGGATGATTGTTTGGATTATCAGGCAGACCCTGAGGTTTTAGGAAAAGATGTTGGGATAGACCTAAAGGAGGGTAAGATCACACTGCCTGTTTTGTATGCTATGGATGAGGATCCATTACTAAAGGAAAAAATAGCGGATTTTTTTGATAAAAAGGATGAGTCGGTTTTAGCAGATATTGTTTTGTCTGTTAAAGAGAAGGGTTTGAATAAGGCTTTGGATAAGGCCAAGGAGTTTTCAGTCAAAGCAAAAGAGACACTAAAAGGTTTAAAAGATAGCACTTATAAGGGGTATTTAGAGGCTATAGCCGATTATGCCATAGAAAGGGAGAAATGAATAATATAGTTTTGATAGGAACAAACCACAACTCATCCCCGCAACATATTAGAGAAAGACTGGCGTTTGATAACAATAAGCTTGATAGGTATTTAAAAGAGTTGAGATCTATCGATGGGGTTAGTGAGGTGATGATTATCTCAACCTGCAATAGGGTTGAGGTGTTGTATGTCTCTTCATTTAATGTTAAGGATAGAATAGTTGATTATCTGTCTGAGTATTCCGGTATAGATAAAGAGGAGTTAAAAGGCTATCTCTATGTAAAGGAAAATTTAGATGCTGTAAGGCATATATTTAGGGTTGCATCCTCTTTGGATTCCATGGTGGTTGGTGAGCCTCAGATATTGGGGCAGATTAAAGATGCCTATAGATGGTCTGTTGAGTTTTTAACAAGCGGCGCCACAATAAACCGTATAATGCGTAGGGCTTTTCATGCTGCTAAAGTGGTAAAGGCCAATACGGATATATCCAAAGGTGCCGTTAGTGTTGCTTATGCTGGCTTTTTGAGTGTTAATAAGCTTGTCAATTTAGAAGGTAAAAAGGTTTTAAGTATAGGCTCAGGGGAGATGAATAGGTTGGCTTTGGAGTATTTTTCAAAGCATGGAGCGAAGATTTATGCACTTATCAACAGAACAAAAGAGAATGTAAAGGACCTTTGTGAAAAATATAATGTTGCTGTGTATGACTTTTGCAAGATTAAAGAGCTCCTTAATGAGGTTGATATTGTAATAACGGCCACATCTGCAAAGAATCCCATAATCAAAAAGGATGATATACCCAACAGGAACCTTATAATACTGGATTTGGCCCTGCCAAGGGACACCCAAAAGGGTGTGGAGAATTTGGAGAATGTTGTTGTAATATTTGTTGATGATTTAAAGGGTGTGGTTGATGAAACACTCAAGGAGCGCAAAAAACAGGCTCAAATAGCAGAAAAGATTATAGAGGATGAGCTTAGGGCTTATCAAGAGTATGTTGAATCACTGGATTATGATGAGGTTATAAAGCAGATCAGACTAACGGCAGAGAGGATAAGAAAACTTGAGATGTATAGGTTTCAAAAGATGTATAAAAACAAGTTAAACGATGATATTATTGATGGTGTAGATAAACTAACAAAATCGCTTCTGTCTAAGGTGCTGCATGAGCCTACGATGAATATTAAGCAGTTTTTAAACCATCCAGAAGGTGATCTGTATATAGAGCTCTTAAGGAGGTTGTTTGGTTTAAGTAAATCAAAGAGGGATGTGAGATGCTTCTTCTCAGAAAACAACTAAAGATAGGCACAAGGGGCTCAAAGCTTGCCCTATGGCAGGCAGAATTCGCAAAAAAGCGATTAGAGGACAAGGGTTTTGAGTGTGAAATAGTGCCTATAAAGACAAGTGGTGATAAGACAGACAAACCCCTGTATCAGCTTGGGGGTAAGGGTTTGTTTATTAAAGAGATAGAAAAGGCATTGTTGGATAAAACCATAGATATAGCTGTGCATAGCTTGAAGGATATGAGCGTATTTGAGGATGAACGCTTCGACTTCATTGTTTTTGAAAGGGATTATTGGGAGGATATTTTTGTTAGTTTTGAGGGGAACTTTTTGGAGATCAAAAAGAATGCAAGGGTTGGAACAAGCTCTTTAAGAAGAAGGGCGGAGCTTTTGCAATACAGGGATGATTTTGAGTTTGTTGATTTGAGGGGTAATCTGGATACGAGACTAAAAAAATTAAGGGATGGTGAGGTTGATGCCATAGTTGTCTCAAAAAGCGGCCTAAAAAGGCTTGGCTTGTATGATGAGGCTTATATGTATGATTTGAGGTTTGCAACACCAGCTGCAGGCCAGGGCGTTATAGCCGTTGAGTTTTTGTCTGATTTTGAGTTTAGGGATGAATTAAAGCAGCTTGAGGATGAAAAAACAAGGATCTGTATAGACTCAGAAAGGGCGTTTGTCAGGCAGTTCAACGCATCCTGCAACTATCCCATAGGGGCTTTGGCAAGGTTTGAGCAGGATGAGTTTTTTATGCAGATAACATACGGTTTTGTGGATAATCTAAGAAGGGTTATCAAATACAGCAGGCGGGATATAAGCCCACTGTTTGTGTTTAGCGATGTTGTTGAATATGTTAAAAAGAAGGTAAAGGATTATGAGAATAGGGGTTGATAGGCATTTATCGCTTAGGTTTTTCCCAAATATTGATGTTAAGGTCGGTTTTGAAAATAACCTGGATAAGCGATTTTTACTGAAGTGCAAAAATATAGACCAAGATCAATATGATTTATTTTTAACCCACGATGTTGAAGGTTGTGATATTTCCATAAACTCAAAAATTAGGCCGTTTTACAAAGGAAGGGTGTTGTTTAGCGCCAACAAAGAGGACTTAATTGGATATACACAGCTTTACGATGAGGTGTTTGAGATACACCCCGTTGTCTCTATGGATTTTAGGGGTATAGACTTCATTATGGATAACTCCTCTAAATGGGTTGTTTTTACCAGCAAGAGGGCTGTTGAATTCTTTTTCAAAAGGATAAACCCTCGCTGTTTGTGTAATAAAAGCATTGCTGCCATTGGTGAAAAAACGGCTTTAGCCTTAAAGGATAAAGGGTTTCAATTAGATTATGTGCCGGAGGAGTATTACAGCTCCTCTTTGATTGAGTTTTTGAAAGATAAAGAGGATGTGCTTGTTATAACGGCTCTTAAATACAACAAGGCCTATGATGAGCTTAAAAATGTTAAGGTTTTACCGGTTTATGAGAATTACATACCGGATGAGATCAAATACTTTAAGCCTGAAGGTGAATTTGACTTTGGCTTGTTTTCTTCTCCCTCAGCTTTTTGGCATATAAAGGAGGCCTTTGGCAGCTACGATTTTGCAAAGAGGATTAAAAGGATCATAGCAATAGGCAAAACCACAAAATCATACATAAACTCATGCGGCTTTGAGGCAGAGACACCAAATAAGGCCACTATTGGTGAGATGTTTAAATATATTTTTGGGGAGTGAGTATGGGAGAGTTTAGTAATCTTGAAAAGATTGCCAGGGATTTAAGGAAAGATATTCTAATTATGTTAAACAAGGCAGGAAGCGGCCATTCAGGTGGTTCTTTGAGTGTTTTAGATATACTCGTTGCCCTCTATTTTGGCGGCATCATGAATTATAAACCGGAAGACCCCGAATGGGAGGATAGGGATAGGCTTGTTTTATCCAAAGGTCATGCATGTCCTGCTTTGTATGCTGTTTTGGCGAAGGCCGGTTTCTTTGATAGGGATCTGTTATGGACTTTAAGAAAGCTTGGTTCACCACTTCAGGGACACCCTGATTCTAAAAAACTCAAAGGCATTGAAGCCTCAACCGGTTCTTTAGGAAACGGGATAAGTCAGGCTGTTGGAATGGCTTTGGCGGCCAAGGTTTTGAAGAAGAGATACAAGGTTTTCTGTGTTATGGGTGATGGTGAGCTGCAGGAGGGGATCGTCTGGGAGGCCTTTATGGCAGCTAATCACTATAAGCTTTCAAACCTTGTTGTCATAATCGATTACAACGGCTTACAGATCGATGGTGCCTGCAATCAGGTTATGAATATAAATCCCCTAAAGGACAAGCTTGAGGCTTTTGGGTTCAGAACTTACGAGATCGGTGGTCATGTCTATAAAAATTTAATAGACACATTGACGACGGCAAAAAGGAATGTGATAAGCCCAACGGCTATTATAGCAAGAACGGTCAAAGGATACGGCGTATCGTTTATGGCCAACAGGGTTGAATACCACGGTGTTGCACCTGCAGATGAGGAGTTAGAAAAAGCGTTAAAGGAGCTGGATAATGGAGTTTAAGGCAACAAGAGAGGCCTATGGTAAGG comes from Hippea maritima DSM 10411 and encodes:
- the gyrA gene encoding DNA gyrase subunit A — encoded protein: MKDLFSDKNIFPVDIKDTMQQSYLDYSMSVIVGRAIPDARDGLKPVHRRILYAMKELNLEHNKPYKKSARVVGDVIGKYHPHGDMAVYDALVRMSQDFSMRYPLIDGQGNFGSLDGDSPAAMRYTEVRLSKIAEEMLKDLDKNSVDFVPNYDDSLKEPSVLPTFIPNLLMNGTDGIAVGFATKIPPNNLAEIIDACLAYLDKDGEISTDEILNYIKGPDFPTGGICFDIKSIKEAYKKGIGKITLRAKVKEEKIKNRQALVVYEIPYQVNKALLLQSIAQLVKDKKVEGIADLRDESNKEGVRIVIEIKKDEQPKVILNKLFKYTNLQTTFGVNMMALVGNTPRLLNIKDAIGVFVEHRIDVVKRRTSFLLSKAKDRAHILEGLLITLDNIDEVVAIIKSSQSTQEARSRLKERFKLSDRQTQAILDMKLARLVALEKQKLIDEYNQVLKDIEYYESILKDRSVLKGVIKDELVYVKQTYADERKTQILDSIVDIGIEDVIKDEQLIITFSKKGYVKAVPLDVYSTQHRGGKGRMAATFSDNDYITDIFLTNSLNTLLCFTNLGRVYSVKAYNIPKQSPSAKGRPIVNILNLQPQEFVKTIVPISEADSLFFATAAGTVKRSSFRHFENIPSNGKIAIRLNEQDSLVSVFSVAEGDEVIITTRRGMCVRFDSDSVRDMGRAAAGVRGINLSEGDSVVSAFNFNQDKHTKLIVVSQTGLGKLLRVSDIRKVNRGAKGVRCIKLKENDSVAGSLSLKDTGDVIVVTKNGKMIKMDADSINVFSRAARGVKLINLDEADSVVSIVVAGSEDEYKA
- a CDS encoding polyprenyl synthetase family protein; this encodes MNIKLKLAIKKDIKAVNEALAVLIKPESNLTRKVYEQVIGDGKRLRPLLVLYSASALGIDEPKDALVVGSAVELIHTASLLHDDIIDDALYRRGKPASHTVYGIKPAVMGGDYLYSLAYNIVLDYDVDVAKAISRAAYILSEGEIEEIEQAFKVNIGFDDYYRVIYKKTAVLIEASCESGAILANKQFSPVFKEYGKNLGLAFQIKDDCLDYQADPEVLGKDVGIDLKEGKITLPVLYAMDEDPLLKEKIADFFDKKDESVLADIVLSVKEKGLNKALDKAKEFSVKAKETLKGLKDSTYKGYLEAIADYAIEREK
- the hemA gene encoding glutamyl-tRNA reductase, encoding MNNIVLIGTNHNSSPQHIRERLAFDNNKLDRYLKELRSIDGVSEVMIISTCNRVEVLYVSSFNVKDRIVDYLSEYSGIDKEELKGYLYVKENLDAVRHIFRVASSLDSMVVGEPQILGQIKDAYRWSVEFLTSGATINRIMRRAFHAAKVVKANTDISKGAVSVAYAGFLSVNKLVNLEGKKVLSIGSGEMNRLALEYFSKHGAKIYALINRTKENVKDLCEKYNVAVYDFCKIKELLNEVDIVITATSAKNPIIKKDDIPNRNLIILDLALPRDTQKGVENLENVVVIFVDDLKGVVDETLKERKKQAQIAEKIIEDELRAYQEYVESLDYDEVIKQIRLTAERIRKLEMYRFQKMYKNKLNDDIIDGVDKLTKSLLSKVLHEPTMNIKQFLNHPEGDLYIELLRRLFGLSKSKRDVRCFFSENN
- the hemC gene encoding hydroxymethylbilane synthase; protein product: MLLLRKQLKIGTRGSKLALWQAEFAKKRLEDKGFECEIVPIKTSGDKTDKPLYQLGGKGLFIKEIEKALLDKTIDIAVHSLKDMSVFEDERFDFIVFERDYWEDIFVSFEGNFLEIKKNARVGTSSLRRRAELLQYRDDFEFVDLRGNLDTRLKKLRDGEVDAIVVSKSGLKRLGLYDEAYMYDLRFATPAAGQGVIAVEFLSDFEFRDELKQLEDEKTRICIDSERAFVRQFNASCNYPIGALARFEQDEFFMQITYGFVDNLRRVIKYSRRDISPLFVFSDVVEYVKKKVKDYENRG
- a CDS encoding uroporphyrinogen-III synthase, which produces MRIGVDRHLSLRFFPNIDVKVGFENNLDKRFLLKCKNIDQDQYDLFLTHDVEGCDISINSKIRPFYKGRVLFSANKEDLIGYTQLYDEVFEIHPVVSMDFRGIDFIMDNSSKWVVFTSKRAVEFFFKRINPRCLCNKSIAAIGEKTALALKDKGFQLDYVPEEYYSSSLIEFLKDKEDVLVITALKYNKAYDELKNVKVLPVYENYIPDEIKYFKPEGEFDFGLFSSPSAFWHIKEAFGSYDFAKRIKRIIAIGKTTKSYINSCGFEAETPNKATIGEMFKYIFGE
- a CDS encoding transketolase, whose product is MGEFSNLEKIARDLRKDILIMLNKAGSGHSGGSLSVLDILVALYFGGIMNYKPEDPEWEDRDRLVLSKGHACPALYAVLAKAGFFDRDLLWTLRKLGSPLQGHPDSKKLKGIEASTGSLGNGISQAVGMALAAKVLKKRYKVFCVMGDGELQEGIVWEAFMAANHYKLSNLVVIIDYNGLQIDGACNQVMNINPLKDKLEAFGFRTYEIGGHVYKNLIDTLTTAKRNVISPTAIIARTVKGYGVSFMANRVEYHGVAPADEELEKALKELDNGV